The sequence below is a genomic window from Thermotoga sp..
CACAGGAAGCGTGCCCGTGGGGAAAAAGATCATGCAAGATGCGGGTTTAAAGAAAGTAGCACTGGAACTTGGTTCAAACAGTCCTCTTATAGTAGCAGAAACCGGAAACATTGAAAAAGCAGTAAAAGCAACTGTATCTGGAGGATTTTCTCAGGCGGGTCAGGTTTGTATTTCTGTTCAGAGAGTTTATGTCCACAAATCTGTGTACGAGGAATTTGTGAATCTGCTTGTAAAGAAGGTAGAGGAAATAAAAGTAGGCGATCCTATGAAAGAAGACACCGATATGGGCCCAGTGATAGATGAAGATAACGCCATCAGAGTAGAGAACTGGATAAAAGAAGCAGTGGAAAAAGGTGCAAAAGTTGCTACTGGAGGCAAAAGAGATTACACATTGATCCAACCAACTGTTTTGCTCAATGTGCCAAAAGATACCAAAATAATGACAGAAGAACTTTTTGGACCGGCAGTAGCTGTCAACTCGTTTGAAAACTTCGAAGATGCCCTTGCAGAAGCTAATTCGACAAAATACGGACTTCAAGCGGGTGTTTTCACTTCAAAGATAGAGGAGGCGTTTAAAGCCATTGAGACATTAGAATTCGGTGGCGTTCTCATAAATGAAGGCCCCAGATACAGAGCAGATTTTATGCCGTATGGAGGTTACAAAGAAAGTGGAATTGGAAGGGAGGGTATCAGATTCGCAATAGAAGAGATGACGGAGATAAAAACAGCGATATTTGACTTGAAGGAGTGATGTTTATGCTCAATTTGTTGCTGATACCTGCTGTTAGAAGTACATATGAAGTGAGTGAAGGAAAAAGAA
It includes:
- a CDS encoding aldehyde dehydrogenase family protein gives rise to the protein MAAGNAVVIKPPTQDPLTNLILGEILLEAGMPAEALSIITGPGGKVGTSIVKDERIRMVSFTGSVPVGKKIMQDAGLKKVALELGSNSPLIVAETGNIEKAVKATVSGGFSQAGQVCISVQRVYVHKSVYEEFVNLLVKKVEEIKVGDPMKEDTDMGPVIDEDNAIRVENWIKEAVEKGAKVATGGKRDYTLIQPTVLLNVPKDTKIMTEELFGPAVAVNSFENFEDALAEANSTKYGLQAGVFTSKIEEAFKAIETLEFGGVLINEGPRYRADFMPYGGYKESGIGREGIRFAIEEMTEIKTAIFDLKE